A region from the Lolium perenne isolate Kyuss_39 chromosome 4, Kyuss_2.0, whole genome shotgun sequence genome encodes:
- the LOC127292786 gene encoding protein CANDIDATE G-PROTEIN COUPLED RECEPTOR 2, which produces MRRRLLEGAMALAVSPDANSSGAASPPPSSAAASGPMSWLSGCHGAWYSLAVMLPSLAFVGFLAWQARRSFRRLSYGRSHVVVVAYYALLWAVAVLNLLWCFLQVWQCMPDRAFSWNVLSLFTKSGMLFLEVSLIAFLLQGNETSGYESLARTFVISGAVVCADVLLKTIYVFGFSVPLFIDADQGTGGKWGLWILHKLVLTGVYGVIVFMYHSRWRDRLPAKPAYYHYVCAMLLLNALSLFGCFLAACGAGFGLWLYNLTSVCYHSLYLPLLYVTFLADFFQEEDMLLENVYYSEMKDAGFFDADWD; this is translated from the exons ATGCGGAGGCGGCTCCTGGAGGGCGCGATGGCGCTCGCGGTGTCGCCGGACGCCAACTCGTCGGGCGCCGCGTCCCCCCCgccgtcgtcggcggcggcgtcggGCCCGATGTCGTGGCTGTCGGGGTGCCACGGGGCGTGGTACAGCCTGGCCGTGATGCTGCCCTCGCTGGCCTTCGTGGGGTTCCTGGCCTGGCAGGCGCGGCGTAGCTTCCGCCGGCTCAGCTACGGCCGCTcccacgtcgtcgtcgtcgcctacTACGCGCTCCTCTGGGCCGTTGCCGTCCTCAACCTCCTCTGGTGCTTCCTGCAG GTGTGGCAGTGTATGCCTGATAGGGCCTTTTCATGGAATGTGCTCTCATTGTTTACCAAATCTGGAATGCTATTCTTGGAAGTTAGTCTTATAGCATTTCTGCTTCAAGGAAATGAAACCAGTGGTTACGAGTCTTTGGCACGCACTTTTGTTATCTCTGGAGCTGTAGTTTGTGCCGACGTACTGCTCAAG ACTATATATGTATTTGGCTTTAGCGTTCCTTTGTTTATTGATGCTGACCAAGGAACTGGTGGGAAATGGGGTCTATGGATTCTTCACAAACTGGTGCTTACAGGAGTATATGGCGTGATTGTGTTCATGTATCACTCAAGGTGGAGGGACAGGCTGCCTG CAAAACCGGCATATTACCACTATGTGTGTGCAATGCTGTTACTGAATGCCTTATCGCTGTTTGGCTGTTTCCTTGCTGCTTGTGGAGCTGGATTTGGTTTATG gttgtaTAATCTCACTAGTGTCTGTTACCATTCTCTTTACCTTCCACTGCTCTATGTGACATTCTTAGCAGACTTCTTCCAG GAGGAAGATATGCTTCTCGAGAATGTATACTACTCCGAGATGAAAGATGCTGGGTTCTTTGATGCTGACTGGGATTAA
- the LOC127292783 gene encoding protein Asterix — MKEATTSGGASAGANDPRQPTTARPYAPPKLSSQDLPVDYAGFLAVVFGVVGVMMHYKVCSWIAIIFCAQSLANMKNFENDLKQLSMAFMFAVMGLVTNYFGPPRPGSAKR; from the exons ATGAAGGAGGCGACGACGTCGGGGGGCGCGAGCGCCGGGGCGAACGACCCGAGGcagccgacgacggcgaggccctACGCGCCGCCGAAGCTGTCGTCGCAGGACCTGCCCGTCGACTACGCGGGCTTCCTCGCCGTCGTCTTCGGCGTCGTCGGCGTCATGATGCAC TACAAGGTGTGCTCGTGGATCGCCATCATCTTCTGCGCGCAGTCGCTGGCAAACATGAAGAACTTCGAGAATGATCTCAAGCAGCTCTCCATGGCTTTCAT GTTCGCTGTTATGGGTTTGGTGACGAATTATTTTGGCCCCCCTCGCCCAGGCAGTGCAAAGCGCTAA
- the LOC127292782 gene encoding UDP-glycosyltransferase 83A1 translates to MFLLQLFLVVACGCCCYSCVWTVESLAMAKAHVMVLPFPAQGHVTPFMELSHRLVDHGFEVTFVNTEVDHALVLAALPEALRGIHLESIPDGLAGDEDRKDLNKLVDAFSRHMPGYLEKLVGDMEASGRPRVNWLVGDVGMGWSFEVAKKLGIRVASFSTASVASLAIMLKIPKLIEDGVLNDKGWPEREETLQLAPGMPPLHTSLLAWNNAGPPEGQHILFQLVCLNNKFHDLAEIVVCNSFLEAEASAFELFPSILPIGPLFADSEFRKPVGNFLSEDTRCLKWLDARPDGSVVYAAFGSMAIFDPRQFQELAEGLELTGRPFLWVVRPDFAAGLSKPWLDEYQQRVAGTGMIVSWCPQQQVLAHRAVACFVSHCGWNSTMEAVRNGVPVLCWPYFSDQFLNRSYVADVWRTGLAVSPGEDGVMTKEEVKSKVEKVIGDEGIRKRAMCLKDAASKCTSKGGSSHKNFMAFVDLLSQ, encoded by the exons ATGTTTTTGCTACAGCTGTTTCTTGTTGTGGCCtgtggctgctgctgctactcGTGTGTGTGGACAGTGGAGAGCTTAGCCATGGCGAAAGCTCACGTCATGGTGCTGCCGTTCCCGGCGCAGGGCCACGTCACCCCGTTCATGGAGCTGTCGCACCGTCTCGTTGACCACGGCTTCGAGGTCACCTTCGTCAACACCGAGGTGGACCACGCGCTCGTGCTCGCCGCGCTGCCGGAGGCGCTGCGCGGCATTCACCTGGAGTCCATCCCGGACGGGCTGGCCGGGGATGAggaccgcaaggacctcaacaagCTCGTCGACGCCTTCTCGCGTCACATGCCTGGATACCTCGAGAAGCTCGTCGGGGATATGGAGGCGTCCGGGCGGCCGAGGGTTAATTGGCTCGTCGGCGACGTCGGCATGGGGTGGTCCTTCGAGGTCGCCAAGAAGCTCGGTATCCGGGTCGCCTCCTTCAGCACGGCGTCTGTTGCGAGCCTCGCCATCATGCTCAAGATCCCCAAGCTGATCGAGGACGGCGTCCTCAACGACAAGG GATGGCCGGAGAGGGAGGAGACGCTGCAGCTCGCCCCCGGTATGCCGCCGCTGCACACATCGCTGCTGGCGTGGAATAACGCCGGCCCTCCCGAGGGGCAGCACATCCTCTTCCAGCTCGTGTGCCTGAACAACAAATTCCACGACCTCGCCGAGATTGTCGTCTGCAACTCGTTCCTGGAGGCGGAGGCCAGCGCATTCGAGCTCTTCCCCAGCATCCTGCCCATCGGCCCGCTCTTCGCCGACAGCGAGTTCAGGAAACCCGTGGGCAACTTCCTGTCAGAGGACACGAGGTGTCTGAAATGGCTCGACGCGCGGCCCGACGGCTCCGTCGTGTACGCGGCCTTCGGCAGCATGGCCATCTTCGACCCGCGCCAGTTCCAGGAGCTCGCGGAGGGGCTAGAGCTCACCGGCAGGCCGTTCTTGTGGGTAGTGCGCCCAGACTTCGCTGCCGGCCTGAGCAAGCCGTGGTTGGACGAGTACCAGCAACGTGTCGCCGGCACGGGCATGATCGTCAGCTGGTGCCCTCAGCAGCAG GTTTTGGCGCACCGTGCGGTGGCGTGCTTCGTGTCGCACTGCGGGTGGAACTCGACCATGGAGGCGGTCCGGAACGGTGTTCCCGTCCTGTGCTGGCCATACTTCAGCGATCAGTTCCTGAACCGGAGCTACGTCGCCGATGTGTGGAGGACCGGCCTCGCGGTTTCGCCCGGTGAAGACGGTGTCATgacgaaggaggaggtgaagagcAAGGTGGAGAAGGTCATCGGCGACGAAGGAATCAGGAAGAGGGCGATGTGCCTCAAGGATGCGGCCTCGAAATGCACCAGCAAGGGCGGCTCGTCGCACAAGAATTTCATGGCATTTGTTGACTTGCTGAGTCAATGA